In a genomic window of Zingiber officinale cultivar Zhangliang unplaced genomic scaffold, Zo_v1.1 ctg135, whole genome shotgun sequence:
- the LOC122036241 gene encoding protein CANDIDATE G-PROTEIN COUPLED RECEPTOR 7-like, giving the protein MGERERERGGEIRRNRDQRGEATKMASMAASARPIIGLALALSMMAVVPSVRAEIRQMEVRSDSRSIIPLDDFGFTRRGGLELNVSGISFSSKADLALSQLGFFLCTPEAWLRVLRQIRDLDITCALQSSDPDVHVVYEFDRLHPPPNPSGVPVARSTSFGVAENLTDQSGQFTLLFANCLPNLRVSMSVRSAMFNFPEPSRRAFLSAGAAPLPFIYSLLFFAYAALAIAWAAVLFRRRAAVFGIHYFMLAVIVLKALNLLCEAEDKSYIERTGSAHGWDVLFYIFSFLKGISLFTLLVLIGTGWSFLKPYLQDREKKVLMAIIPLQVVANIAQVAIDESGRYSSDWVTWKQVFLLVDVVCCCAVLFPIVWSIKNLREAARTNGKAAVNLMKLTLFRQYYIVVICYIYFTRVGVYALSNFISYRYLWTSVVAGELATLAFYVFTGYKFRPAAHNPYLTIDEEEEEAAAEALKLDDDAFEL; this is encoded by the coding sequence ATGGgcgagcgagagagagagagggggggagAGATAAGAAGGAATCGAGATCAGCGAGGAGAGGCTACGAAGATGGCATCCATGGCGGCATCCGCGAGACCTATCATTGGACTGGCGTTGGCGTTGTCCATGATGGCCGTCGTCCCTTCTGTTCGCGCCGAGATCCGGCAGATGGAGGTCCGATCTGACTCGCGATCCATCATCCCCTTGGACGACTTCGGCTTCACACGGCGTGGCGGTCTCGAGCTCAATGTCTCCGGCATCTCCTTCTCCAGCAAAGCCGACCTCGCCCTTTCCCAGCTCGGCTTCTTCCTCTGCACCCCCGAAGCATGGCTGCGCGTCCTCCGCCAGATCCGCGACCTCGACATCACCTGCGCCCTCCAGTCCAGCGACCCCGACGTCCACGTCGTCTATGAATTTGACCGCCTCCATCCCCCTCCCAACCCCTCCGGCGTCCCCGTCGCCAGATCCACCTCCTTCGGCGTTGCCGAAAACCTCACCGACCAATCCGGCCAGTTCACTCTTCTCTTCGCCAACTGTCTCCCCAATCTCCGCGTCTCCATGTCCGTCCGATCCGCCATGTTTAACTTCCCTGAACCCTCCCGCCGCGCCTTCCTCTCTGCCGGCGCCGCGCCGCTGCCCTTCATATATTCCCTCCTCTTTTTCGCCTACGCCGCCCTCGCCATCGCTTGGGCTGCCGTCCTCTTCCGCCGCCGTGCCGCCGTCTTCGGCATTCACTACTTCATGCTCGCGGTAATCGTTCTCAAAGCCCTAAATCTCCTCTGCGAGGCCGAGGACAAATCGTACATCGAGCGCACCGGATCCGCCCACGGCTGGGACGTGCTTTTCTACATCTTCAGCTTCCTCAAGGGGATTTCCCTCTTCACCCTCCTTGTCCTCATCGGCACCGGCTGGTCCTTCCTCAAACCCTACCTCCAGGACCGCGAGAAGAAGGTGCTCATGGCGATCATCCCCCTCCAGGTGGTGGCCAACATCGCCCAGGTCGCCATCGATGAATCCGGCCGCTATTCCAGCGACTGGGTCACCTGGAAGCAGGTCTTCCTCCTCGTCGACGTCGTCTGCTGCTGCGCCGTCCTTTTCCCCATCGTCTGGTCCATCAAGAACCTACGGGAGGCCGCCAGGACCAACGGGAAGGCCGCCGTGAACCTTATGAAGCTCACCCTTTTCCGCCAGTACTACATCGTCGTCATCTGCTACATCTACTTCACCAGGGTGGGAGTCTACGCGCTCAGCAACTTCATCTCCTACCGTTACCTGTGGACTAGCGTCGTCGCCGGCGAGCTCGCCACGCTCGCCTTCTACGTCTTCACCGGGTATAAGTTCAGACCGGCGGCGCACAACCCCTACTTAACCAtcgacgaggaggaggaggaggctgcTGCGGAGGCGCTAAAGCTCGACGATGATGCGTTCGAATTGTGA